The Stomoxys calcitrans chromosome 3, idStoCalc2.1, whole genome shotgun sequence genome includes a region encoding these proteins:
- the LOC106081259 gene encoding cylicin-2-like, whose protein sequence is MVHWALLSGYLLSTCIAWGYTVDLVSAAGIVGRISQLPVDQAIASVDGLRIPGDLIPSESKHHEKEESGGEESHEAESSEEKSSKYEEEHGKKSKKHHKEEEEYAKGEKGHHDHEGKKGEHEEEHGHEKKHKKGSGHHKKHKKGEKGEKGHEFEDHGSYKKGHSIKGKHHIHKLDEDKKEKKYYDEKHDEGDEEKHGEFEKDEHFKKGKSHKKGGKKKSDDEEKYGKKGHSHKGHKKKGEKGHKKKHEEKKKWGHEHESDKKKGESEKKKWKKSEKKSSSSGGHDGHDHECLCGILLPIIIIVKKCIYPPANGGNKFQIYVASSHTPDLKKFVESQTMDLTVKTTNGQNTYKTQSQTPYICLSPMNVQHCYGGIFLNANFM, encoded by the exons ATGGTGCATTGGGCACTACTAAGCGGTTATTTACTAAGTACATGCATAGCATGGGGGTACACAGTGGATCTGGTGTCTGCCGCAGGAATAGTGGGCAGAATCAGCCAGCTGCCAGTTGACCAGGCAATAGCATCCGTTGATGGGTTGCGTATCCCAGGCGATTTAATTCCATCAGAATCCAAACATCACGAGAAAGAGGAATCAGGAGGAGAGGAAAGTCATGAGGCCGAATCGAGTGAAGAGAAGTCAAGCAAATATGAAGAGGAGCATGGAAAGAAAAGCAAAAAGCATCACAAAGAAGAGGAGGAATATGCCAAGGGCGAGAAAGGTCACCATGACCATGAGGGTAAAAAGGGCGAACACGAAGAGGAACATGGCCATGAGAAGAAACACAAGAAGGGATCGGGACATCACAAGAAACACAAGAAAGGTGAAAAAGGCGAGAAGGGCCATGAATTCGAAGACCATGGCTCCTACAAAAAGGGCCATTCCATCAAGGGAAAACATCACATACACAAATTAGACGAAGACAAAAAGGAAAAGAAATACTATGACGAAAAGCACGATGAGGGTGATGAAGAGAAACATGGCGAATTTGAAAAGGACGAACACTTCAAGAAGGGCAAATCTCACAAGAAGGGAGGTAAAAAGAAATCGGATGATGAGGAGAAATACGGTAAAAAGGGTCACAGCCACAAGGGCCATAAGAAGAAGGGCGAGAAGGGCCACAAGAAAAAGCATGAGGAAAAGAAGAAGTGGGGTCATGAACATGAAAGCGACAAGAAGAAAGGTGAAAGCGAAAAGAAGAAATGGAAGAAGTCTGAAAAGAAAAGCAGCAGCAGTGGTGGCCATGATGGTCATGATCACGAGTG TTTGTGCGGCATCTTGTTGCCTATCATTATCATTGTGAAAAAGTGTATATATCCCCCAGCTAATGGTG GCAACAAATTCCAAATTTATGTGGCCAGCTCACACACACCAGACTTAAAGAAATTTGTCGAATCACAGACTATGGATTTAACAGTAAAAACAACAAATGGCCAAAATACGTATAAAACGCAATCCCAAACTCCATACATCTGTCTTTCGCCAATGAATGTTCAACATTGCTATGGCGGAATTTTTCT GAATGCGAATTTTATGTGA